One bacterium CG_4_10_14_0_2_um_filter_33_32 DNA segment encodes these proteins:
- a CDS encoding heavy metal transporter, producing MQTIEVVNIKCDGCEASIMAALTKAGLKNVSVDHTCQRVNFDGDENTAKKVLSKMGYPEKNSEEAKSLLKKAKSFYSCAIGKIKK from the coding sequence ATGCAGACAATTGAAGTTGTAAATATAAAATGCGACGGCTGTGAAGCCAGTATAATGGCGGCTTTAACCAAGGCTGGTCTAAAAAATGTATCAGTTGATCATACTTGCCAAAGAGTAAATTTTGATGGTGATGAAAACACCGCTAAAAAAGTTTTATCCAAAATGGGTTATCCGGAAAAAAATTCAGAAGAGGCTAAAAGCTTGCTTAAAAAAGCCAAATCATTTTATTCTTGCGCTATCGGTAAAATAAAAAAGTAA
- a CDS encoding ZIP family zinc transporter: MFGLIAGLALFIGALVGIYLKPSKKTSAKIMAFGSGVLISAITFDLIEDAYQNGGILPISAGIILGTLAFVLGDWLIGKRGGHHRKHLKSERSDFKGEANSLAITFGALLDGIPESVIIGTSLLAGKGAGILMFVAVFLSNIPEGISGVYGITKAKKNKIFILALWLFIAIICGFSSYFGYRYLAGASDMLMALVSSVAAGSILAMITDTMIPEAYEEGGVFVALSTVFGFLVSFIVSKLT, translated from the coding sequence ATGTTTGGTTTAATAGCTGGCCTTGCGCTTTTCATCGGCGCCCTTGTAGGTATATACCTTAAACCGAGTAAAAAAACATCAGCCAAGATAATGGCTTTTGGAAGCGGGGTACTTATCTCTGCTATAACTTTCGATCTTATTGAAGATGCATATCAAAATGGTGGTATTTTACCAATTTCAGCCGGCATTATTTTAGGAACACTGGCTTTTGTTTTAGGAGATTGGTTAATTGGTAAAAGAGGCGGACACCACAGAAAACACCTTAAAAGCGAAAGAAGCGATTTTAAGGGAGAAGCTAATAGTCTTGCTATTACGTTCGGCGCTTTACTAGATGGAATTCCTGAATCTGTAATTATAGGAACTAGTCTTTTAGCTGGTAAAGGAGCAGGAATTTTAATGTTTGTAGCGGTATTTCTTTCAAATATACCAGAAGGTATTTCCGGAGTTTATGGAATAACAAAAGCTAAAAAAAATAAAATTTTTATATTGGCTTTGTGGCTTTTTATAGCGATTATTTGCGGGTTTTCATCTTATTTTGGCTATAGATACTTAGCCGGCGCTTCTGATATGTTAATGGCCTTGGTATCTTCGGTTGCTGCAGGATCAATTCTGGCTATGATAACAGATACAATGATCCCAGAAGCATATGAAGAAGGTGGCGTATTTGTCGCTCTTTCAACTGTTTTTGGATTTTTGGTTTCTTTTATAGTATCAAAATTAACTTAA
- a CDS encoding ferritin produces the protein MKIFRCQICCEAYIGNSKPSHCPYCGAHDNFLILASEWKEENIGLELSQNSKEYLQKALKLELDNAAFYKCISKTVTDPEISGMFKFLGKVEAEHASVFKKMLGLKKIDVVETECFTDIKKDLEESSFRENRAINFYREVVQKAPEKRIKTVFAALIQIETDHFNLAQEKLKNVKE, from the coding sequence ATGAAAATTTTTAGATGTCAAATTTGCTGTGAAGCTTATATAGGCAACAGCAAGCCAAGTCACTGTCCATATTGCGGAGCCCATGATAATTTTTTGATCTTGGCCTCCGAATGGAAAGAAGAAAACATAGGACTCGAACTCTCGCAAAATTCAAAAGAATATTTACAAAAAGCCTTAAAGCTTGAACTTGATAATGCGGCATTCTATAAATGTATATCAAAAACAGTAACGGATCCGGAAATATCGGGAATGTTTAAATTTTTAGGCAAGGTGGAGGCGGAACATGCCTCAGTATTTAAAAAAATGCTTGGGCTGAAAAAAATTGATGTGGTAGAAACAGAATGCTTTACCGATATTAAAAAAGATTTAGAAGAGTCTAGCTTTAGAGAGAATAGAGCTATAAATTTCTATAGGGAAGTAGTCCAAAAGGCACCAGAAAAAAGGATTAAGACCGTTTTTGCCGCTTTAATCCAAATTGAAACTGATCATTTTAATTTAGCTCAGGAAAAACTAAAAAACGTTAAAGAATAA
- a CDS encoding NAD-dependent malic enzyme, which translates to MDEALDFHKKYKGKIQISLKAPLDKDTLKLAYTPGVAEVSLAIAQDKKLTNLYTNRGNTVAIITDGSAVLGLGNIGPEAALPVMEGKAALFKKFGNVDAIPIILNTQDTEEIIKSVKAIFSSFAGINLEDISAPRCFEIEEKLDRELPIPVFHDDQHGTAIVVLAALINSLRVVDKNKEAKIVISGAGAAGTAITKLLLSYGFKNLAVCDSKAIIESSREDLNGAKQEIAKVTSPNIKGICPLAYAGADVFIGVSAPNILSPEMVKSMAKYPIIFALANPNPEIKPDLAKKAGARVVATGRSDYPNQINNVLAFPGVFRGALDSGAKSITHKMKIAAALALADYVKNPNENNIIPSVFDDNVSKIVAESVINESKKLYK; encoded by the coding sequence ATGGATGAAGCATTAGATTTTCATAAAAAATATAAAGGTAAGATTCAGATATCTTTAAAGGCTCCTTTGGATAAAGATACTCTAAAATTAGCTTATACTCCTGGGGTGGCGGAAGTTTCTTTAGCGATAGCTCAAGATAAGAAATTAACTAATTTATATACTAATAGAGGTAATACGGTAGCTATAATTACCGACGGATCGGCTGTTTTAGGCCTTGGAAATATTGGTCCGGAGGCTGCGCTTCCTGTGATGGAGGGTAAAGCAGCTTTATTTAAGAAATTTGGAAACGTTGATGCGATTCCTATTATTTTAAACACTCAGGATACTGAAGAGATTATAAAAAGCGTGAAAGCTATTTTTTCTAGTTTCGCAGGTATAAATTTAGAAGATATTTCTGCACCAAGGTGTTTTGAGATTGAAGAAAAACTAGATAGAGAATTACCTATTCCCGTTTTTCATGATGACCAGCACGGTACTGCTATTGTTGTTCTTGCCGCATTAATTAATTCTCTAAGGGTTGTTGATAAGAATAAAGAAGCGAAAATAGTTATTTCTGGCGCTGGTGCAGCAGGCACTGCTATAACTAAACTTCTATTGTCCTATGGATTTAAAAATTTGGCTGTATGCGATTCTAAGGCAATTATCGAAAGTTCCAGAGAAGATTTAAATGGAGCAAAGCAAGAAATCGCAAAAGTAACTTCTCCTAATATAAAAGGTATATGTCCACTAGCATATGCTGGTGCTGATGTTTTTATCGGTGTTTCAGCACCAAATATTTTAAGTCCTGAAATGGTAAAAAGCATGGCTAAATATCCTATAATATTTGCTCTTGCCAATCCAAATCCTGAAATAAAACCGGATTTAGCAAAAAAAGCGGGAGCCAGAGTTGTCGCAACCGGCCGCAGCGATTATCCTAATCAAATAAACAATGTGCTGGCATTCCCCGGAGTATTTAGGGGTGCTCTTGATTCAGGTGCTAAGTCTATAACCCATAAAATGAAAATTGCCGCAGCTTTAGCACTGGCTGATTACGTAAAAAATCCCAATGAAAACAATATCATTCCAAGTGTTTTTGATGATAATGTTTCCAAAATCGTTGCGGAATCTGTAATAAATGAGTCGAAAAAATTATATAAATAA